One part of the Rhodopirellula bahusiensis genome encodes these proteins:
- a CDS encoding tetratricopeptide repeat protein, protein MPDNPSADRILGHIVRRGKLPASLAHSAAKLSARLHLLRLFMSIDTYSICPCGSGKKIKFCKCKDSVHELDRVLKMIDGGQLVPALDRLSTILEEHPDAAWALAIRGRLFMDLREYTSLEENADRFRRLQPSNPLALTQSAAAALFRQDLSAATELMLEALTESGQTVDSFVLDVASLLAYALAGNGILLTSRVYATLALVSTGYEDSRMAANVLQQINGDPSVNQLAKAVPNLIPPPENADWVERYDEAALLLSNNKVALAQTKFESLQRSAPLQPAVLSGLLNCAIWRGDHATQTDMLVKLSQCEELSFDERARFLAMSQMASPDADGLAVDHLELSADVESIDEYQMAMIANPRFEELPADALESVKHESDVAPRSAFQILDSNVLGEGDKLTADNLPVALAAVFLFGRETDRSARLQIIGLPASKRAQVEELMNEVAPNLSWTQADEIGKLPLTMIATPQIGGIRPEHQSDLDSVVKELISKRVPETLSTTPVKMLGGVSLKDAASDESKSLLRAAMIRYIEGEDSLVARDEELINQLCEIGNVPKVERKKITGEELEEIPGSDLDRIDPSDLDPENLIYLIQRAQQISATSIGRRASKALLEADTESVDDGRFIGAKIIAYSFLMQRATESDEAVDYLDKAKVYAEEHKLSDASLLLAELGLRLRRQEIDLFQNTVQAIVQKHSDNPEVMGRLQQILAQLGLINPDGTPRQGPGMGPPSQEPAGGGLWTPDGESGGPAPASPAGGEASGGGKLWVPGMD, encoded by the coding sequence TTGCCTGACAATCCCTCGGCGGATCGCATCTTGGGACACATCGTTCGGCGTGGTAAGTTGCCAGCTTCACTCGCTCACTCGGCAGCCAAGCTGTCCGCACGCCTCCATTTATTGCGACTGTTTATGTCCATCGACACTTACTCGATATGCCCTTGCGGTAGCGGCAAGAAGATCAAGTTTTGCAAATGCAAGGATTCCGTCCACGAACTGGATCGTGTGCTGAAGATGATCGATGGGGGCCAACTCGTCCCCGCTTTGGACCGATTGAGCACAATCCTTGAAGAGCACCCCGACGCTGCGTGGGCGCTCGCGATTCGCGGTCGTTTGTTCATGGATTTGCGTGAATACACGTCGTTGGAAGAAAACGCAGATCGATTCCGTCGCCTGCAACCGTCCAACCCATTGGCGCTCACGCAAAGCGCCGCGGCAGCCCTTTTCCGTCAGGATTTGTCGGCCGCGACCGAGTTGATGTTGGAAGCATTGACCGAAAGTGGTCAGACCGTCGATTCGTTCGTTCTGGACGTCGCTTCGCTGCTGGCATACGCATTGGCGGGCAATGGCATTTTGCTCACCTCGCGTGTGTACGCCACCTTGGCTCTGGTCTCGACGGGCTACGAAGACAGCCGGATGGCCGCAAATGTGCTGCAACAGATCAATGGCGATCCATCGGTCAATCAATTGGCAAAAGCCGTCCCAAATCTCATTCCGCCGCCGGAAAACGCCGATTGGGTCGAACGATACGACGAAGCCGCCTTGTTGCTTTCCAACAACAAAGTGGCACTCGCCCAAACCAAATTTGAATCGCTGCAACGATCCGCACCGCTTCAGCCCGCCGTGCTTTCCGGTTTGCTCAACTGTGCCATCTGGAGAGGCGACCATGCGACTCAAACGGACATGCTGGTCAAGCTTTCTCAGTGCGAAGAGCTGAGCTTCGACGAGCGTGCACGATTCCTCGCAATGTCGCAAATGGCCAGCCCCGATGCCGATGGTTTGGCCGTCGATCACTTGGAATTGAGCGCCGACGTCGAGTCGATCGACGAATACCAAATGGCGATGATCGCGAACCCTCGCTTCGAAGAACTACCAGCGGACGCGTTGGAATCGGTCAAACACGAGAGCGACGTTGCCCCGCGATCTGCATTCCAAATTTTGGACAGCAACGTGCTCGGCGAAGGCGACAAGCTAACGGCTGACAACCTTCCGGTCGCTCTTGCAGCGGTGTTCCTGTTCGGCCGCGAAACTGACCGTTCGGCTCGACTTCAGATCATCGGTCTGCCAGCGTCCAAGCGGGCTCAGGTCGAAGAATTGATGAACGAAGTCGCTCCCAATCTCAGTTGGACCCAAGCGGACGAGATCGGCAAGTTGCCTCTGACGATGATCGCAACGCCACAAATTGGCGGAATCCGACCAGAGCACCAGTCCGACCTGGATTCGGTTGTCAAAGAACTGATCAGCAAACGTGTGCCGGAAACACTTTCAACAACGCCCGTCAAAATGCTCGGCGGCGTGTCGCTGAAGGATGCGGCGAGCGACGAAAGCAAATCCCTGCTTCGTGCTGCGATGATCCGCTACATCGAGGGCGAAGACAGCTTGGTCGCCCGAGACGAAGAGTTGATCAATCAGCTTTGTGAAATTGGCAACGTCCCGAAGGTAGAACGTAAAAAGATCACCGGCGAAGAACTCGAAGAGATTCCCGGCAGTGACCTGGATCGCATCGACCCGTCCGATCTGGACCCCGAAAACCTGATCTACCTGATTCAGCGTGCTCAGCAGATCTCCGCGACTTCGATCGGCCGACGTGCCTCGAAAGCCTTGCTCGAAGCGGATACCGAGTCGGTGGACGATGGGCGTTTCATCGGTGCCAAGATCATCGCTTATTCGTTCTTGATGCAACGAGCGACCGAGTCGGATGAAGCGGTCGATTACTTGGACAAAGCCAAAGTCTACGCCGAAGAACACAAGCTTTCGGACGCTTCCCTTTTGCTGGCGGAACTCGGACTTCGACTACGTCGTCAAGAAATTGACTTGTTCCAAAACACCGTGCAGGCCATCGTTCAGAAGCACAGCGATAACCCCGAGGTGATGGGTCGGTTGCAGCAAATCTTGGCTCAACTCGGACTCATCAATCCTGATGGAACGCCTCGCCAAGGTCCGGGCATGGGCCCACCTTCGCAGGAACCTGCAGGCGGTGGACTTTGGACTCCCGATGGCGAATCCGGCGGCCCAGCTCCTGCGAGCCCAGCGGGTGGTGAAGCTTCCGGTGGCGGCAAACTTTGGGTCCCCGGAATGGACTGA
- the ribD gene encoding bifunctional diaminohydroxyphosphoribosylaminopyrimidine deaminase/5-amino-6-(5-phosphoribosylamino)uracil reductase RibD encodes MPNDSNAAANGHSAEDIRWMTKAIELASQGRGKVEPNPPVGCVLVRDSICIGKGYHQRFGGPHAEVEALSDCDDASGATAYVSLEPCCHHGKTPPCADALIRANVARVVISVVDPFDQVDGGGIERLRSAGIEVITGVAKEEGEELLAAYLKRVLTGMPWVIAKWAMSLDGRIATKTGESKWITGPSARSAVHELRASVDAIAVGMGTVLADNPLLTVRLPKPTKIATAAETDAKTANNSGPLVRLVYSRSRVPDLQSQLVQTASQTPTWLVAGPEIATADLARLADHDVETWQCETIDPVEMVRQSLLWLGSNDNPRGLAMTHLMVEGGSQLLGSFAAAGQIDEVHAFIAGKCIGGHSAPGPVGDPGIKTLADATSLRMSRMDSFDNDVRLIYRRQIAATETT; translated from the coding sequence ATGCCAAACGATTCCAACGCGGCCGCGAACGGTCATTCGGCGGAAGATATCCGCTGGATGACCAAAGCAATCGAACTGGCTTCGCAGGGTCGAGGCAAGGTCGAACCGAATCCCCCGGTCGGCTGCGTATTGGTTCGTGACTCGATCTGCATCGGCAAGGGCTACCATCAGCGATTCGGCGGACCTCACGCCGAAGTCGAGGCATTGTCCGATTGCGATGATGCATCCGGAGCGACCGCGTACGTTTCGTTGGAGCCATGTTGCCACCATGGCAAGACACCGCCTTGCGCGGATGCGTTGATACGAGCGAACGTCGCCCGAGTCGTGATCTCAGTCGTCGACCCATTCGACCAGGTTGATGGCGGTGGGATCGAGAGACTCCGCTCCGCGGGCATTGAGGTGATCACCGGCGTTGCAAAAGAAGAAGGCGAAGAACTCCTCGCCGCCTACCTCAAACGTGTCCTTACCGGCATGCCGTGGGTAATCGCGAAGTGGGCGATGAGCCTGGATGGACGCATCGCGACTAAAACCGGCGAAAGCAAGTGGATCACAGGCCCGAGTGCACGAAGCGCCGTTCATGAACTCCGTGCCAGCGTCGACGCGATCGCAGTGGGAATGGGCACTGTTCTAGCAGACAACCCCTTGCTGACCGTGCGTTTGCCCAAGCCGACGAAAATTGCGACTGCCGCTGAAACTGACGCGAAAACCGCGAACAATTCCGGTCCGCTGGTTCGCTTGGTCTATTCCCGCTCGCGAGTCCCGGACTTGCAAAGTCAATTGGTCCAAACGGCGTCGCAGACTCCCACATGGCTGGTCGCGGGACCAGAAATCGCGACTGCGGACTTAGCAAGACTCGCCGATCACGACGTCGAGACCTGGCAATGTGAAACCATCGATCCCGTGGAGATGGTTCGCCAATCACTGCTTTGGCTGGGCAGCAACGACAATCCTCGTGGGCTTGCGATGACTCATCTGATGGTCGAAGGCGGCAGTCAATTGCTTGGCAGCTTCGCAGCCGCCGGGCAAATCGACGAAGTGCACGCTTTCATCGCTGGGAAATGCATCGGAGGCCATTCTGCACCAGGACCGGTGGGCGATCCGGGAATCAAAACATTGGCCGATGCGACGTCGCTGCGAATGAGCCGCATGGACTCATTCGACAACGACGTGCGATTGATCTATCGCCGGCAGATTGCCGCGACCGAGACGACTTAG